The nucleotide sequence GCGGAGAGGGACCAGGCCAAGCGAGAAATGATCGAGGCGAATGTGCGCCTCGTCATTTCAATCGCCAAGCGTTATACAAACCGGGGTTTGGAATTCCTCGATCTCATTCAAGAGGGAAACAGCGGTCTCATGCGGGCGGTCGACAAGTTCGACTATCGCAAAGGCTACAAGTTCAGCACCTACGCCACCTGGTGGATCCGTCAGGCCATCACACGGGCGATCGCCGATCAAGCCCGAACGATTCGTGTGCCGGTCCATATGATTGAAGCGATCAATAAGGTCGTTCGGACATCGAGGAAACTAGTGCAGGAGCTGGGACGCGAGCCGACGGCGGAAGAGATCGCCGGTAAGCTTGATATTCCCCCTGACAAAGTCAAGAGTGTCTTGAAGGCGGCGCAAGAGCCGATCAGTCTGGATCGCCCCATTGGGGAAGACGACGACAGTAATCTTGGCGATTTCATCGAGGACACCAGCGCCATCTCGCCCGCGCATCAGGCAACTTATGCGATGCTGCGGGATGAAGTGAATGAAGTATTGGAAACGCTGACCAAGAGAGAGGCGCGGGTGATCCGGCTTCGCTTTGGATTGACCGAGGATGGATGTCCCCGAACCTTGGAAGAGGTAGGCGCCTTCTTCAACGTCACGCGGGAGCGTATTCGACAGATTGAAGCGAAGGCTCTTCGCAAGCTGCGCCATCCGACGAGGCGCCGGCGCCTTCAGTCATTTTTGGAGATGGTCTGATATGAAACCCATCGGGTTGTTGACCGGTGGGTTGGCACCGATTGGCTTGAGGAGCGGTTCCAAGGGAAGGATCAAAGGGCCCATAGCTCAGCGGTCAGAGCAACCGGCTCATAACCGGTTGGTCCTTGGTTCAAATCCAAGTGGGCCCACATGTTTTACATTTAATAACGGGCGAAATGAAGAAAGGGCGGGTAGCTCAGTTGGCAGAGCATCGGCATCACAAGCCGGGGGTCGCAGGTTCAAGTCCTGTTCCGCCCACCGAACGGATAAACCATAAGACAATCAGTGGGAAGGCCCGGATAAACCGGGCCTTTTCGTTTTAACCCTCATGTCCACTTGAGTGGGGGAAGGATGAGGTGCAATGGAATCTCAGATCCAAGTTCTTCAAAGCTTGATGAAGCTGGACAGAGACTACTTTCAGTATAAAAGCCGCATAGAGGAAATCCCTCCGGAACTGAAGGCGATCGAACAATACGAATCGGCGCTCCGGCAAGCCCTTCTTGGTGAGGAGGCTCAGTTATCAGAGCGGCAGAGAGAACGCCGGCAGATTGAAATCCAAATTCAGGACCAGATAACGATCAAGAAGAAATACGAAAACCAGATCTACGAAATAAAAGAGAACCGGGAACTCCAGAGTCTTCAACGCGAAATCGATTTTCTGAAACGGGGTCTCACTGAGTTGGAAGAAAAGGTCCTGACGAACCTGGAAGAAGAAGAGGAGCTGCAAAAGAGACTCGGAATCTTACGGGAAGAGACCACCAGGAAACTGGAAGAATTAGCGTTCAAGCAGAAGCGTCTCGCTGAGAAGAGCATTGAACTGGCCGCCTCGATGGAGGATATGGAAGAAGGGCGCAAGATGTTGATCGATTTGCTGAAGCCCCCGACCCGTTCCAAATACAGGCGGATTGTCAATGCCAAGGGACATGAGGCGATCGTATCGGTCAATGACGGCAGCTGCGGCGGATGCTTTTACAAGCTTCCCCCTCAGAAGCTGGCGGAAGTGAAGATCGGCCAACAGATGGCTCTATGTGAGGGATGCGGGAGAATCTTGGTCTGGGAAAACAATCATTAAAGAGACGTTTTAAGAATGGAGCCGGTGAATGGTCGCGGGGTCCTAAAGGGTCCTGAGGAAAGTCCGAGCTCCAAAGGGCAGGGTGCTGGGTAACCCCCAGTGGGAGCGATCCCAAGGAAAGTGCCACAGAAAATATACCGCCTCGCCGGGGTTCGCCCCGGCGTGGTAAGGGTGAAAAGGTGAGGTAAGAGCTCACCAGTACTGGTGGTGACACCGGTAGCTTGGTAAACCCCACTCGGAGCAAGACCAAATAGGGGAGGAGAGGCGGCCCGTCTCGTAACGACTCCCGGGTAGGTTGCTTGAGGCGGACGGCAACGTTCGTCCTAGATAAATGACCATTCAAGGGCTCGCGCCCTGGACAAAACTCGGCTTATAGCCGGCTCCATTCATCGACTTAGCAGCGCCCCGGCCCCGGCGGGGGAGGGTCGCCGGAGAGACGGATCTGATACCGGAACGCTGGAGACAGTTATCCCGCACCATGGCCTTCCTCGTGGGGGGGATCTATCTCGTCCTGGGCGTTGGACAGGTTCTCTCTCCATCGGCCGAACAGATCCCACTTACCGGCGATTCCCAAAGCTACCTCCGGACCGCTTCCGGCATCTCGCATTGTATAACCCACCCCGGCTGGACCATCGACCATCTCTTCAGCGGCGGTTTCAGTCCCGAGGAGAAACAGAACCTCGGTTTTGACGGATGGATCCTGCATCATGCCCCGCTCTATCTCATTCCCTTGGGGATCTCCCAGGCCATGGGGACGGGAGAGACCGGCGCCCGCATCGTCACCATTCTTTTTCTCGCCCTCCTCGGCGGGTTTGTCTTCGATTTGGGGCGGAGACTTTTCTCCCCACTCGTCGGCCTTTGCGCGGCGCTCATCACTCTTCTCGATCCGGCCACGCTGCTCTACGGAACGGCCGTCCTCACCGAAATCCCCCTCGCCTTCCTCGTCGTCCTCATTGGATGGATCTTTGTCCGCTGGGTTGAACAAAAAAATCCGCGCTGGTCTCTGATTCTGGGTCTGGGCTTCGGACTGCTTTATCTCGGCAAGATTACGTTTCGACCTCTTCTTCCCATCCTGGTTCTAATGGCCGCCGCCTATCTCTGGAAACGGCAGGACAGGGTGCGGCTGCTGGTTTTTCTTGGATTGGGTCTCGCGATCATCCTGATCCCATGGTGGCTTGGCCTGCTATCGCTCGATCTGCCGCTCAATCCGGTCGCCGAGAGCGGCGAGGATATGCTGTGGCTCTTCCGTGGGAATAATGTACACCTGCAGGGCTGGGAGACGGTGGGAGCCGGCGATGCCTCCACGCCGGAGCTTCAGCAGGCGGTGGCGGAGATCGCCGGTCAGAGCGATGTGCTCATACGAAAGGCGTATCAGCGGGCCCTCTTTCTTGGTATTCAACATCAGCCACTTCAATGGGCGGCGCTGGTGGGGCGCAAACTTGTCCTCTTCTGGACCCATCCGGCGGTTAAAAATTATACGTCGCATCCCTTCTGGACGATGCCGCCTTGGCTGATCCTTTTCCCGCTTCTGATCCTCGTCGCCTGTTTCGGCTGGCTCCTTTCCTTTGATGGACCAAGGCGGTGGATCCCGGCTGTTCCCATCCTTTATCTCTCCGCCGCGCATGCCTTGTCACATCTTGTCTCCCGATACAATGTGCCGACGCTTCCCATTGTCTATCTTTATGCCGCCGCGGCGCCCTGGATCCTGCTGCGGGCGCCATGGATCGGCACCTGGCGGAAGGCGGATTGGAGACCCTCGGCCGGATGGTTTCTCATCGGCGGGACCCTCGCCGCCTTGGCCCTTGGATTTTTCACGGCCCATCCTCTATGGCGTCCCTCGGCGGCCGATGTTCGGTCTCTCTCCTGGCTCGCATCACTCTTCAAGGCCCTGGGATTGGCCCTGGCCGGCTGGGCCGGGGCTTGGATTCTGAAGAGATCCACTCATGTCGGTCACCGGACCCCTTGGGGATTGATCTCAGGTGGAATCCTGGGGGGGATCCTGATTCTGTCGTGGAGGGGGAGCGATCCCGATTGGGATCTATTTTCCGTGCGCTTGGAGAAATCCGGCGATCGTGTGGTTCAAAGGATAGCCATTCCGCATACGCTGCCTCTTTCCCGGATCGAGAGCGGACATCTGGAGATCGATATGCTGCGATCGATCTCCTCGGAATTCACGCTGGAAGTCTGGGTCAATGGGCGGTTGGCGCATACTTATAATGGTGGCCTGGGCGCGGAGCCCTATGATTTCACCCTGAGTCCGCTGGTGCATGGTTATCAGGAGCGCTATCTCCGCATTATCGAAACATTGACCGATCATATGGAAGGGGATTTGGAGCCCCGGTATAAGGACCGCAATCCCGGTCTGGATGCCTATCGCCGCTGGGTCAGGGTCCCCCTGGAACCCGGTGATTATATGGGGCGGGATACGCTGAGTGTCAGCCTTGTCCTACAACGGGCGGGCCCCGGCGCCTATATCGAGATTTTTGGGGATCAGGTGATGGAATCGAGCCCGGGCCGTGTTCTGAGGGGGCCGGCCTTTTTCACCAACGCCTACCTCTTGTCGAATTATCGCTTCCGCGTTCTGGCCGGCGACCGGCGGGAGGCCGATGTCCGGCTGACGACGGATATCCCGCTCGACAGCTCCTGGTCCGAGTCCTCATTCTGGAAGGGGGATAGACCGAGCCGCGACCTCTCCCGGGATTTCGGAGTTCAGCGGGGGGAATACCGAATACGCCTCCGCTTAAGAATGCCGGGGAGATATGTTTGGAGGGAAGAGAAGGGGCAACCGCGGCTGAAATGGATCGCTAATCCCACAGCGGAGGACCGCAATCCGACCGGTGAGGAGGTGCGTCAGAAGATGATATACATCCAGGGTTATTTTGATGGGTTTGCGACGCTTTAACATTTTATTGATAGTCTTCCTGTTCTGCGCGCTGACGGCGGGCTCCGCGGCGCAATTTATAACTTTTGGGAAAAACAAGGTTCAGTATTCCCGGTTCGACTGGCAGATTTTGGAATCGAGCCACTTCCGTCTTTACTATTATCCCGAGGAAGCCCGCCTGGCGGAGAAAACGCTGGTTTGGGCTGAGGAGAGTTATGAGTCGCTGAGGAGATTTTTCGCCCGGGATGTAGGGCAGCCGGTGCCATTGATCATCTACAGCAGCCATCAGGATTTCGAGCAAACAAATGTGACCCCTTCCTTTCTGCCGGAAGGCGTGGCCGGGCTGACCGAGTTCACC is from Candidatus Eisenbacteria bacterium and encodes:
- a CDS encoding glycosyltransferase family 39 protein, with the translated sequence MAFLVGGIYLVLGVGQVLSPSAEQIPLTGDSQSYLRTASGISHCITHPGWTIDHLFSGGFSPEEKQNLGFDGWILHHAPLYLIPLGISQAMGTGETGARIVTILFLALLGGFVFDLGRRLFSPLVGLCAALITLLDPATLLYGTAVLTEIPLAFLVVLIGWIFVRWVEQKNPRWSLILGLGFGLLYLGKITFRPLLPILVLMAAAYLWKRQDRVRLLVFLGLGLAIILIPWWLGLLSLDLPLNPVAESGEDMLWLFRGNNVHLQGWETVGAGDASTPELQQAVAEIAGQSDVLIRKAYQRALFLGIQHQPLQWAALVGRKLVLFWTHPAVKNYTSHPFWTMPPWLILFPLLILVACFGWLLSFDGPRRWIPAVPILYLSAAHALSHLVSRYNVPTLPIVYLYAAAAPWILLRAPWIGTWRKADWRPSAGWFLIGGTLAALALGFFTAHPLWRPSAADVRSLSWLASLFKALGLALAGWAGAWILKRSTHVGHRTPWGLISGGILGGILILSWRGSDPDWDLFSVRLEKSGDRVVQRIAIPHTLPLSRIESGHLEIDMLRSISSEFTLEVWVNGRLAHTYNGGLGAEPYDFTLSPLVHGYQERYLRIIETLTDHMEGDLEPRYKDRNPGLDAYRRWVRVPLEPGDYMGRDTLSVSLVLQRAGPGAYIEIFGDQVMESSPGRVLRGPAFFTNAYLLSNYRFRVLAGDRREADVRLTTDIPLDSSWSESSFWKGDRPSRDLSRDFGVQRGEYRIRLRLRMPGRYVWREEKGQPRLKWIANPTAEDRNPTGEEVRQKMIYIQGYFDGFATL